The Bradyrhizobium sp. WSM471 genome includes the window GCACCGCGGGTGTGACATAGCCAGCCGCCGGATTTGCGGGCGTCCCGTGAGGGCGCATCGTTTTCTCCCTATCGCCTTTTGATGAAATTTATCAGCAATGGCCGCGCGGCGGAAGGCGGGTGTCGTCGGATATCCGCCGCAAGGTCGCCAAGCCAGGCTGACCAGGGCTGGCGCCTCAGGCGGCACTTTTCCGCAAAATCTTGTCCATTGCTTTTCCCTTGGCCAGCTCATCGATCAGCTTGTCCAGGTAGCGGATCTCTCGCATCGTCGGCTCTTTGACATCCTCCACCCGGACCCCGCAAACCACGCCTTTGATCAGCGCTCGCGATGGATTGATCTTGGGGGCCCCGTGATATGGGTCACTGAAGGTTCAAAGCAGTTGCGGCACTCTGCATCGTGGCCGCAACCCGCCACCCAAAACAGGAGGACCTCACATGAAAGCCGCTCGCTTCGCTGTCTTCGCCGCCCTCGTCGGACTCGGCTCTCTGCTCGGATCCGCACATTATTCACCTGCTGCAGCAGGCTTCGGCTCGCAATACGGATGGATGGGAAACAAGCCATACATGGATTGCCTCAAATACGTGGGGGCCTTCGGTGCCGACTACCCGAACCGAAACAAGAATATCGAAAGCTGCAAGCGTAACTACCTCCCGGGCGGCCGCTGAGCTGACTGTCTCGACGGTGTATTGCCGGCATTCCCTGCTGGGTTAGCAGAATTCGCACCAGCAGTGCATGCTCGGATTTCAAACTTACTCGAAGGCAGAGGCGAAGCCATGCTCAAGGTCGAACCCACACTTGAAAATCTGGCATCGCATATCCAGCGGCAGGACCGATCGCTGAAGGCAATGAGATGGAGCGTTCTAGGGGCTACGATCATGGCGGCTGCGGCGATCATTTCGTCGCAATGGCATGCGACCGTAAACGCCGATGCGGTCAAGACCAAAAGCCTCTCTGTGGAAACAATAGCCTTGCGCAATGGCACCGGAAAAATTGTCGCCTTGATCTCGTCCACTTCCGACGGAACGCCGCATATCTCGCTCTTCGATAGCCGCGAGAAGGTGCGTCTCAGCATCGGGCTTCGCCAGGATGGTGCACCTTCGGTGTCGCTCCTCGATACGGAGCAAGGTCATCGGGCGGTGCTGTCCCTGAATGATCATCAGGATGCGTCCTTGACGATGTACAATGCTGCAAAACTTCCCCGCGCGACGCTCGCTGTGGACTCCGCCAGTTCGGGGCACATGGTTCTCTTCGGGACCGGCGGTGGTCTAAACCTCTCCGCGTTGGATGGCCGGGTGCAGTGGACGCCGGTGGACGGAGCCGTCCAGAACGTCCAGACGAAAACGGAATCCAAATAAAGTCAGCCGGCCGCGGCGGTGAAAGACCCTACCCCGCCGCCGCCTTGGCCGGCGAGACGCTGACGGCGAGCTTGCCGTAGCGGTCGGTGAAGGCCTCGGTGTCGATCTCCTCGAGCTTGATCTCGCCGCTCATGACGCCCTGCTTCCAGGCGGCCTGCGCGGGATCGTTCTGGAATTCCGGCATCACCTCGCGGCCGAACAGCTCCAGCGATTCGCAGATGTGCTCGTGGCTGTTCTTGCCCGCCTGGTTCAGGAGGATGACCTGGTCGATGTGCGAGCCCTGGAAGCGCTTCAGCTTCCTTCGGATCGTCTCTGGCGAGCCGATCAGGCCCCCGCGCAGCGCCGCCTCCTGCGCTTCCGGGTTGTCGCGCTTCCACTTGTTGTACTCGTCCCACATGTTGACGGTGTAGGGCGCCGGACGCTGGCGGTTCTGCGAGGCGCCGTAGAAGCGCAACGCGAACTGGAAGAAGGTGGCGCCGTCGGCCCGGGCGCGGGCCTCCTCGTCCGTCTTCGCGCACATGAAGAACGACACCAGCGCCATGTTCGGGTTGATCTCGTAGTCGGCGAGCTTGGTGAGCCGCTTGGTCATGGCGTTGTAATAGGCGTGCACCCAGGCATGCGCGGCATCCGCGCTGACGAACTGGAAACCGAGCGCGCCAAAGCCGTGCCGTCCCGCGCGTTCGATGGTCTGTAATTGCGAGCAGGCCATCCACAAGGGCGGATGCGGTTTTTGCACCGGCTTCGGAACGACATTGCGCAAGGGGATGTCGAAATATTTGCCGTGGTGCTCGCTTCCCGCGTCCTTGAACATCGGGAAGATCGCGGCGACGGCTTCCTCGAACACCTCTTTCTTGGTCTCCATGTCGCGGCCGAACGGCGTGAGCTCGGTGATGGAGGCGCTCTCGCCCATGCCGAATTCGCAACGGCCGTTGGAGAGCAGATCGAGCACCGCGACGCGCTCGGCGACACGTGCCGGGTGGTTGGTGGTGAGCTGGAGGATGCCGTGGCCGAGCCGGATGTTCTTGGTGCGCTGGCTCGCGGCCGCGAGAAACGATTCCGGCGACGGCGAGTGCGAGTATTCTTCGAGGAAGTGATGCTCGACGACCCAGGCGTGATCGTAGCCGAGCCCGTCGGCCAGTTCCATCTGCGAGAGCGCGTTCTGGTAGAGGCTGAGCTCGTCGCCGGCCACCCACGGACGTGGCAGTTGCAGCTCATAGAAGATGCCGAACTTCATGACGCCTCTCCCGCTTATTTTTGTTGCGGGCATCTTAATGCGCGGGGCGGCGCTGTCTACGCAGTCGCAATTCCGCCTTGCGGGAGAACACGCTTCTCAGCGCGGCGGCCATTCAGCACCGTGCCGATGAAGGTGAAGCGCACCAGCAGATGATAGCTCGCCAGCATCGAAGGAAGCGCGACGACGAGAATGATCGCGAACTTGATCAGCCCGGGCCAGTCGAGCTGCGACAGCGCGACCTGCAGCGCCATCACGATCGGCAGGTGGATCAGATAGAGCCAGTAGGAGGCGTCGGCGAGGTAGCGCCAGGTCGGGCTGAAGCCCGACATGAAGCGGAGGGCGAGGCCGATGACCGCGAAGGTCGAAATCCATATCGCCGGCGCATACAGGATCACGGAGACAAGCCGGAGCGTGGCAAAGCCGAAAGGCAGTTTCGGTGCACCCGGCGCGGACGTCATCGCCCCAACCAGCACGAAACTGATCAGGATCAGAGTGATTGCGAGCAGAAGATGCGGGAGCCAGCGCCGCTCAATCAGCCGCAGCAGATCGATCTGCCGATGCAGCAGCCAGCCGATCGCGAAGGCGGTGCCGAAGCCGATCCAGGCCTGCGCGTTGGTGATGAGCGATTGATCCGGCGTCCTCACGCCCATCACATTGATCCAGCGTTGATCGAGACAGAAGGCGACGCCGATCGGGATCGCCAGAACAAGGGGGGCCAGCGGACTTTTCATGATCCCGGCGAAGACGCGGTCAATTACCACTCGCCACCCGCCTGACGCATCTAGCCAGACAAATGCGCCGCGCAGCAGCAGAACGGCGACATAAAGCTCCAGCAGCACATAGATGAACCAGAGATGGGTCAGGGGGAAATTCGGCAGCACCGGTGGCCAGCTGCGGGACCAGCCGCCGTTCGGGAAATGAGACGCCCAGATCGCGATGAAGTACATGGGCGTGAACAGGATCGGCCAACCGATCACGAGCGGCAGCCCGATTCTCAGGAGCCTGTCGCGGACGAAGCCCCTGACGCCCCGGCGATGAAAGCTCATGCGGGCGAAGAAACCCGCCATCAGGAAGAAGGTCGTCATCCGGAAGACGTGGATGGTGAAGGTCAGCAGGCCCAGGAGCAGGCTTGGATGGGTGTCCTGGATGAACCAGAACCGGGGCGTGGCGGGCACGAACGACATGGCCGCGTGCAGGACGATGCCGAGCAGCAGGGCGCCGCCCCTGAGTGCATCAAGAGCGTGCAGCCGTTCCGATGCAGGGGTGGCGGCGGTCGAAGGTGACATGGGTGGGCTCATTCGGCTGGCGAGAGGATCTGCCGGACAGTCTGCCCAATCGGGGCGCGGCGTTCTCGCCTGATCCAAAAATCGGCTAGCCGATTTCGCGGCGCGGCTGGCTGAGTTCAGCGCTGTCGGGCCGGCTCAGCGCCTCGCGCCGGAATTCGGTCGGGGTCATGCCGGTTTCGGCCTTGAACGCGCGATTGAAAGGTCCGATCGACTGGAAGCCCGCATCCATGGCGATGGTCAGCACCGGGACCTCCCGCTGCGTCGAGTCGGACAGCGCCAGCCTGGCGTCCTCGATACGGTAGCGGTTGAGGAACGCATTGAAGTTGCGATAGCCCAGCCCTTCATTGATCGCTTGGCGCAGCCGATGCTCGGGAACGTCGAGCCGCGCCGCGAGCGCTCCGATCGCAAGGCCTTCCTGGCGGTAGGTTCGCTCGACCGTCATCAGATGGTCGAGACGCCGGAGCAGGATCGGGTCGACGACGGCCTGCCCCGCGGCGGCGCGATCGGCGGCCGGGGCTTGCCTCCCCGCCTCGCCAGATGCGATCGCGGCCGTGGCGTCATCGACGGCCATCGCCGGCGCGCTGAACAGGCCGATGGCGGCAAGCATGGCCACGATGAACAGCCCGAGCGCGGTCGGGAGACTGCCGGGCGCGCCGGGAACCGCGACGGGAATTGCGGCGAAGCCGGCGACGGCGACGGTCGCGATGAGCACGACATTGATCGCAAGCATCGCCAGCCGCAGTCGGCGTCGCCGCGCGACCAGATCGGCTCGCCAGGTCTTGACCGTCTGAACCGCGGCAGCGAGGGCCAGCACCAGGGTGGCCAGAGCCAGGACTCGCCCGCCTGCGCCGGCCAAAGCGGGCCAGTTCGCCCAGCCCAGCGTGATCGCAAATCCGAAAGCCACGATGCTCAGCCACAGGGCGCCGTGCCAACGCCTCAGCACGAAATCGTCGTCGAACGCCGCGCGCGCCCACAGCCAGAACACCGCAGGCTGCGCGGACAGGATCGGCAACACCCACCACCAAGCCGTTTTGGGCAGGTTGGGCGCCGTCGCGATCGCATAGAATATGCCGCCTGCGCACATCGCGATGCCCAGAAAAGCCTGTTGGCCGGTCGCACGACGCAGCAAGGCCACGAGAACGATCAACAGGAACACGCCGCTCGCCGCGCCGCGAAGTCCGAGATCGATCGCCGTCAGCCCTGTCGCGGTCACAGCTCGTATCCCCGTTCGATGCCAAATTGTCGCATCGCCTTCGCACGGGTACAACCCAAACTTGCGGCTGGCTAAGGCCACAGCGACCGCCGCAAATTGACAGGTTGATCCAGATCAAGGCGTCAGTGGCCCTGCTGCATCTAAAGTGCGGCAAGGCAACGGCCCGGATGCCGTCCCAATCCCCACATTTTCAGACGAGACCGAATATGTCGGCCCCCGACGACGCGACTTCGCGCGTGCGCCGTAAGCGCATGGAGATTTTCGCTTTCCTGTTCCTGACCGCGATCGTGATGCCCGTCCTCGCGGTCGGAACGGTCGGCTCCTACGGGCTCGGCGTCTGGATCTACCAGATGTTCGCCGGCCCTCCCGGCCCACCGCCCTCCCCGCATTGATTCCTCGAAGCGAAAGACAGGCATCATGGCCGAATCCAAACTCAACCGCCGCGCCTTGATCACCGGCCGGGTGCTCAGCGCCGACCGCATCGTCGCGCCACCCGGTTGCGAAATTGCCAGCATCATCGTGCAGGCCCGCCCCGAGCGTCTGGACCAGCTGGAAGCCGCGATCACCGCCCTTGCCGGCTGCGAGATTCACGGCCGCGATGCGCGAGGAAAGCTCATCGTCGTGACCGAGGCGCCTGATGCCGGCAGCCTCGGCACCCTGCTCAACACCATCCAGTCGCTGCCCGACGTCTATTCCGCGGCCCTGGTCTTTCACGCCATCGAAACGGCTTAAGGCCGGGAGAGTCGTCATGACATCGCCAAAGCTCGACCGCCGCCAGATGCTGAAGCTCGAGGCCGCCGCCATTGCGGCCGCCGCTGCGGGCATGCCGGCACCGACGCTCGCCGCAAACCTCGTCGCCGAGCGCGACGTCGCCGAATTGAAATGGGACAAGGCCGCCTGCCGCTTCTGCGGTACCGGCTGCTCGGTGATGGTCGCGACCAAGAACAATCGCGTTGTCGCCACCCACGGCGACATCAAGGCCGAGGTCAATCGCGGCCTCAACTGCGTCAAGGGCTACTTCCTCTCCAAGATCATGTACGGCCACGACCGCCTGACACAGCCGATGCTGCGCAAGACGGGCGGCAAATACGACAAGAACGGCGAATTCACGCCTGTTACCTGGACCGAAGCCTTCGACATCATGGAGGTGAAGTGG containing:
- a CDS encoding LLM class flavin-dependent oxidoreductase; this encodes MKFGIFYELQLPRPWVAGDELSLYQNALSQMELADGLGYDHAWVVEHHFLEEYSHSPSPESFLAAASQRTKNIRLGHGILQLTTNHPARVAERVAVLDLLSNGRCEFGMGESASITELTPFGRDMETKKEVFEEAVAAIFPMFKDAGSEHHGKYFDIPLRNVVPKPVQKPHPPLWMACSQLQTIERAGRHGFGALGFQFVSADAAHAWVHAYYNAMTKRLTKLADYEINPNMALVSFFMCAKTDEEARARADGATFFQFALRFYGASQNRQRPAPYTVNMWDEYNKWKRDNPEAQEAALRGGLIGSPETIRRKLKRFQGSHIDQVILLNQAGKNSHEHICESLELFGREVMPEFQNDPAQAAWKQGVMSGEIKLEEIDTEAFTDRYGKLAVSVSPAKAAAG
- a CDS encoding acyltransferase family protein; its protein translation is MSPSTAATPASERLHALDALRGGALLLGIVLHAAMSFVPATPRFWFIQDTHPSLLLGLLTFTIHVFRMTTFFLMAGFFARMSFHRRGVRGFVRDRLLRIGLPLVIGWPILFTPMYFIAIWASHFPNGGWSRSWPPVLPNFPLTHLWFIYVLLELYVAVLLLRGAFVWLDASGGWRVVIDRVFAGIMKSPLAPLVLAIPIGVAFCLDQRWINVMGVRTPDQSLITNAQAWIGFGTAFAIGWLLHRQIDLLRLIERRWLPHLLLAITLILISFVLVGAMTSAPGAPKLPFGFATLRLVSVILYAPAIWISTFAVIGLALRFMSGFSPTWRYLADASYWLYLIHLPIVMALQVALSQLDWPGLIKFAIILVVALPSMLASYHLLVRFTFIGTVLNGRRAEKRVLPQGGIATA
- a CDS encoding helix-turn-helix domain-containing protein, which gives rise to MTATGLTAIDLGLRGAASGVFLLIVLVALLRRATGQQAFLGIAMCAGGIFYAIATAPNLPKTAWWWVLPILSAQPAVFWLWARAAFDDDFVLRRWHGALWLSIVAFGFAITLGWANWPALAGAGGRVLALATLVLALAAAVQTVKTWRADLVARRRRLRLAMLAINVVLIATVAVAGFAAIPVAVPGAPGSLPTALGLFIVAMLAAIGLFSAPAMAVDDATAAIASGEAGRQAPAADRAAAGQAVVDPILLRRLDHLMTVERTYRQEGLAIGALAARLDVPEHRLRQAINEGLGYRNFNAFLNRYRIEDARLALSDSTQREVPVLTIAMDAGFQSIGPFNRAFKAETGMTPTEFRREALSRPDSAELSQPRREIG
- the napE gene encoding periplasmic nitrate reductase, NapE protein → MSAPDDATSRVRRKRMEIFAFLFLTAIVMPVLAVGTVGSYGLGVWIYQMFAGPPGPPPSPH
- a CDS encoding chaperone NapD encodes the protein MAESKLNRRALITGRVLSADRIVAPPGCEIASIIVQARPERLDQLEAAITALAGCEIHGRDARGKLIVVTEAPDAGSLGTLLNTIQSLPDVYSAALVFHAIETA